A single window of Jaculus jaculus isolate mJacJac1 chromosome 22, mJacJac1.mat.Y.cur, whole genome shotgun sequence DNA harbors:
- the Plekha5 gene encoding pleckstrin homology domain-containing family A member 5 isoform X20, with translation MAADLNLDWVCSLPRSWTYGITRGGRVFFINEEAKSTTWLHPVTGEAVVTGHRRHSTDLPTGWEEAYTFEGARYYIKSELRP, from the exons ATGGCGGCCGACCTGAACCTGGACTGGGTCTGCTCGCTGCCGCGCTCGTGGACGTACGGCATCACGCGCGGCGGCCGCGTCTTCTTCATCAA CGAGGAGGCCAAGAGCACCACCTGGCTGCACCCGGTCACCGGCGAGGCTGTGGTCACCGGCCACCGACGGCACAGCACAG ATTTGCCAACCGGCTGGGAAGAAGCATATACTTTTGAAGGTGCAAGATACTATATAAA